The Xiphias gladius isolate SHS-SW01 ecotype Sanya breed wild chromosome 7, ASM1685928v1, whole genome shotgun sequence genome window below encodes:
- the LOC120792242 gene encoding solute carrier family 35 member F2-like: protein MAASRGTSYKSRSAGLMARIQKFSPKEVFTWQLAKTLAMGQGLAALICGTAVTSQYLATNFHVDAPMLQSFLNYALLCVTYTTMLLCRTGDGNILQILKSRWWKYLLLGLVDVEANYTVVKAYQYTTLTSVQLLDCFVVPVLMILSWWVLKTRYRPVHYVAVCICLLGVGAMVGADLLAGRDQGSTSNILLGDGLVLLSATLYAVSNVCQEYTVRNLSRVEFLGMVGLFGTIISTVQMVILERNEIAYIQWSWQVGLLFSAFALCMYTLYSCMPIVMKLSSATSVNLSLLTADLFSLFCGIFLFQYNFSGLYLVSLVVILIGFIVFNAVPTPADSTDLATSSTSSICEEGYDNPVASQDDITQREVAVKITTAEREDEEEEQRGGGEKEEGLEEEERRKKKRASGPSPSLGGGNHDVAVRRSTKM from the exons ATGGCTGCATCCAGAGGCACGAGCTACAAGAGCCGGAGCGCCGGACTCATGGCGAGGATCCAGAAATTCAGCCCCAAGGAAGTTTTCACCTG gcAGCTGGCCAAGACGCTGGCCATGGGTCAGGGCCTGGCTGCGCTCATCTGTGGGACGGCCGTCACCTCCCAGTACCTGGCCACAAACTTCCATGTGGACGCACCCATGCTGCAGAGCTTCTTGAACTACGCCCTGCTGTGTGTCACCTACACCACCATGCTGCTCTGCAGAACAg GGGATGGCAATATTTTACAGATTCTGAAGAGCCGATGGTGGAAGTACCTTCTGCTGGGGCTGGTGGACGTGGAAGCCAACTACACTGTGGTTAAAGCATACCAGTACACCACCCTCACCAGTGTACAG CTGCTGGACTGCTTTGTGGTCCCGGTCCTAATGATCCTGTCCTGGTGGGTTTTGAAGACACGCTACAGGCCGGTCCACTATGTGGCGGTCTGCATCTGTCTCCTCGGGGTGGGGGCCATGGTGGGGGCTGACCTGCTGGCTGGACGAGACCAGGGCTCCA CGTCAAACATCTTGTTAGGTGACGGTTTGGTGCTGCTCAGCGCTACGCTGTACGCTGTGTCGAACGTGTGTCAGGAATACACAGTCAGGAACCTGAGCAGAGTGGAGTTCCTGGGTATGGTCGGCCTGTTCGGCACAATCATCAGCACCGTACAGAT GGTGATCCTGGAACGCAATGAAATTGCTTACATTCAGTGGAGCTGGCAAGTCG gGCTCCTGTTCTCTGCCTTTGCCTTGTGCATGTACACTCTGTACAGCTGTATGCCCATAGTGATGAAGCTGAGCAGCGCCACCTCTGTCAACCTCTCCCTTCTCACCGCTGACCTCTTCAGCCTCTTCTGTGGGATCTTCCTCTTTCAGTACAAC TTCTCTGGCCTCTACCTGGTCTCACTGGTGGTCATCCTCATTGGCTTCATCGTCTTCAACGCTGTGCCAACACCTGCTGACTCCACAGACCTCGCCACCTCCTCTACCTCTTCCATCTGCGAGGAAGGATATGACAATCCCGTGGCCTCTCAAGACGACATCACCCAGCGGGAAGTGGCTGTGAAGATCACCACAGCGGAGCgcgaggatgaggaagaggagcagcgGGGGGgtggagaaaaggaagagggattggaggaggaggagaggaggaagaagaagagagctTCAGGACCGTCACCGAGCCTTGGAGGAGGGAACCATGATGTTGCTGTTCGACGCAGCACTAAAATGTGA